Within Halopelagius longus, the genomic segment GATGTCCGCCTGCCGCCCGAGTCGGAAGTGCTTCGCGCCGCGGTTCGAGAGGTTCTCTACCTCCCTGACGACGGACTCCGCCGACCGGAACGCCGGGTTGCCGTACATCGGTTCCGTGCAGAACGAACACCGGTAGGCACAGCCCCGGGACGTCTCCATCTCGCAGATGAGGTAGTCGGGGTGGTTCGGGTGCTGTTCGACGACGAACGCGCCTTTCGCGGCCCAGCGGTCCAGTTCCTCGTTGTCGCGGTAGCGGTTGTCGAACCCTTCGAGGCCGTTGTCCACCAAGTCGTACGCCGCCGCCTCCACGTCGGCCATCGCGAGGAAGTCGTAGTCGAGGTTCTGCCGTTCCATCTCCTGTGCGCCGGCGTTCTCCTCGCCGACGCCGAAGCGGATGGGGCCGCCCATGAGCGTCGTTCCGTCCGCCGTCCACGCGAGTTTCCGGACCTCGTCGGGTTCGGCGGGCGTCCCGCCGACGTACTTGCCGGGGACGGTCATGCCGCCGATGTAGACGAACAGGTCCGCGTCGGCCACGTCGGCCCACTTCGAGCGGTCCTCGCGGAGTTCGTCGATGGTGTGGTAGGTGACGCTCTCCTCGGGCACGCCGGCGTCCACGAGAGCGCCCGCGGTGAAGCGCGGGTACGTCGAGATGTACGGGGGGACGCCGAAGTGCGCGGGTTCGTCCACGTACCCGTCGACGAGTGTCACGGAGATGTCGGCCGGGTCGGTCATGTCCGGGCAGAGGCGGCGAACGCGTAAAACCGTGACTACCTTCGCCCGCGCCTCCGACGCGCCGGAACCGGGAGACGTTTAGCCCGCGCCGTCGCTTTCCCGCGTATGAGCGAGGAGTCGGATTCGGACGCGACGCGCATCCGACCCGTCCGACCCGGCGACGCCGAGGCGATTCGGGACATCTACGCGCCGTTCGTCCGGGAGACGCCCGCGACGTTCACCCTCGAACCGCCGTCCGCCGCGGAGTTGCGCGAGAAGATCCGGAAGACTCGCGAGGCCGACGAGTACCCGTGGTACGTATTCGAGTCCGACGGGTCGGTCGTCGGGTACGCGTACGCGAGTGCGGTGCGGGACAGGCCGGCCTACCAGTGGAGCGTCGAGACGTCCATCTACGTGGACCCCGAGAACCACCGCGGCGGCGTCGGGCGGCGACTGTACGACCGCCTGTTCGACGCCCTGCGGCGGCAGGGGTACGTCTCTGCGTTCGCGGTTCTGGGCCTGCCGAACCCCGAGAGCGAGGCGTTCCACGAGGCGTACGGCTTCGAACACCTCGCGGACTTCCCCGCGGCGGGCTACAAACTGGGCGCGTGGCGCGACGTGGGGTGGTACCGACTCGAACTGCGCGACCCGCCGGCGGACCCCGACCCGCCGCGTCCCCTCTCGGAAGTCGAGTCGGTGTCCGACGAGTTCTGACCGGCGGGGCGACCGAAACCGGCCGCCCGAACCGACCGCCGGAACCGACGCGGAGAGCCGAAGCCCGCGTGTTTATCAGCGTGGCGGAACAACGTTCGACCATGCCTGCGACCCTCGAAGTGAAGTGCACGAACGGGGACTGCGAGATGGATATGTTCGAACTTCACTACACGTACGACATGCCTGACGACGTGGGCGTCGAGGACTTCGTCTGTCCGTACTGTCAGGAGAGTCGACCGTTAGAAGAGATCCAACTATGAGCGGACTCAAGGAGTTCGGCGAGTCGGCCGCAAAGAGCGTCCTCGAACGCATCGGGCGCGGCGTCGGGCGCGTGCAGGAGCGCAAACCCCTCCCGTACGACGTGCTCG encodes:
- a CDS encoding GNAT family N-acetyltransferase yields the protein MSEESDSDATRIRPVRPGDAEAIRDIYAPFVRETPATFTLEPPSAAELREKIRKTREADEYPWYVFESDGSVVGYAYASAVRDRPAYQWSVETSIYVDPENHRGGVGRRLYDRLFDALRRQGYVSAFAVLGLPNPESEAFHEAYGFEHLADFPAAGYKLGAWRDVGWYRLELRDPPADPDPPRPLSEVESVSDEF
- a CDS encoding DUF7559 family protein, producing MPATLEVKCTNGDCEMDMFELHYTYDMPDDVGVEDFVCPYCQESRPLEEIQL